The following is a genomic window from Sinorhizobium fredii NGR234.
CGAAGATGAACTTCCTGCCGGTCACCTGCACGGGCGTGAGCGAGGCAGGCGTCGAAATCGACTACAGGGGGCAGACGGCGCTCGTTCCGGTTACGCCGCGCAGCGGCATGGCCGGTCGTACGTTGACGCTCGGCGTGCGCCCGGAACACATCCAGACCGGCTCGGGCGACCTGACGCTCACCGTCAATCCTTCCGTCATCGAGCGCCTCGGCGCGCACACGGTCGCCTACGCCTCGCTGGGCGGCGAGGGCGAGAACTATTGCGCCATGCTGCCCGGAACCGCGGCCATCCGGCCGGAACAACAGGTCAAGACCGGCATCCGCGCCGCCGATTGCCACCTGTTCGACGAAAACGGCATCGCCTTCGAGCGTCGGGTCGAGATGACCGACATCGATCTTGCCCTGTTCGATCCGGCCGCCTGAGCGTGACCACGTCGATACGACTGCTCGGTCCGGACGATGTCGAAAGCTTTCGGCGCATTAGGCTCGAGGCACTGCGCACGGAACCCGAATCCTTCGCCAGCAGTGCCGAAGATTGGGAGAAGCTGCCGGAGGACGAATGGCGCCGGCGGCTGATCGACAATCCCGCTTTCGTTGCTTTCCACGCGGGCGAGCCGGTGGGCATCATGGGCCTGTTGCGCCAGCGTGCAAGCAAGATGGTGCATCGCGCCACGATCGTCATGGTCTATGTGAACAGGGATTTCCGCGGCAGCGGTGTCGCGCGGCTGCTTCTCGCCGCGGTGACCGATTTTGCGCGGAGCGAAGGCATCCGGCAGCTGGAACTCTCTGTCAGCGCCGAGAATCCGGCCGCGATTGCGTTCTATCGCCGAGAACGGTTCGAGGCGGCCGGCCGCATTCCCGGCGGCTGCATCCGCAATGGCCGAGAAGTCGACGACCTGATCATGGTTCGACGCATCGTCGATAGAACCAAAGAATTGGGGCTCAGAGCGTCGAATTGAGCGCCCCGCCGTCGAGCAGCAGATTCTGCCCGACGATGTAGCCGGCATACTGGCTGCAGAGGAATGCGGCGGCGGCGCCAAACTCATCGGGCCTGCCGACCCGTCCCGTCGGGTTCTCCGCATATTCCTCGGCGCGCGCCTGTTCGAGCGAAATCCCCCGTGCTTTGGCGGACTTTTCCAGCAGCTTTTCGAGGCGTTCCGTCTGATGCGATCCGGGCAGCAGGTTGTTGATGATGACGCCGTGGCGTGCCACCTGGCGGGCCGTC
Proteins encoded in this region:
- a CDS encoding GNAT family N-acetyltransferase, with amino-acid sequence MTTSIRLLGPDDVESFRRIRLEALRTEPESFASSAEDWEKLPEDEWRRRLIDNPAFVAFHAGEPVGIMGLLRQRASKMVHRATIVMVYVNRDFRGSGVARLLLAAVTDFARSEGIRQLELSVSAENPAAIAFYRRERFEAAGRIPGGCIRNGREVDDLIMVRRIVDRTKELGLRASN